In Trichoderma breve strain T069 chromosome 4, whole genome shotgun sequence, the following proteins share a genomic window:
- a CDS encoding CDP-alcohol phosphatidyltransferase domain-containing protein: MSAPRTRRRAAQEKLEHGSDDDRSTAVVDGNGSTRDAPEASDSDGDENIFLFWPNIIGYCRIVLAIASLYYMPLHPRTCSLLYSVSCLLDALDGYAARAFNQSTRFGAVLDMVTDRCTTSCLLVFLSSAFPRWAIIFQGLIALDFSSHYMHMYATLVVGGSDSSHKNIDKSQSWLLNLYYTNKTVLFVFCLFNEVFFIALYLLSFSSPLLSPHLIKSVEETSGGQIQPGVPVNTSLLRQMFPDPFSAAALEIARANKMDSTLPWIITGVSFPIMLAKQIINVVQLVKASRWLAEVDIKSRKAKGLNKKARKA; the protein is encoded by the exons ATGTCGGCACCTCGGACTCGACGGCGAGCTGCCCAAGAAAAGCTCGAGCATGGCTCTGACGACGACCGCTCCACTGccgttgttgatggcaacGGCTCAACTCGCGATGCGCCGGAAGCCTCGGATTCTGACGGCGACGAGAACATCTTTCTGTTCTGGCCCAACATTATAG GCTACTGTCGAATCGTCCTTGCTATTGCCTCTCTATACTATATGCCCCTACACCCTCGCACGTGCTCCCTGCTCTACAGCGtctcttgcttgctcgaCGCTCTCGACGGATATGCTGCCAGAGCTTTTAACCAGTCGACTCGCTTCGGTGCCGTCCTGGACATGGTCACGGACCGCTGCACCACCTCGTGCCTGCTGGTTTTCCTGTCCTCGGCCTTTCCGCGATgggccatcatcttccagggCCTGATTGCGCTCGACTTCTCCAGCCACTACATGCACATGTATGCCACTCTGGTTGTTGGAGGCTCCGACTCGAGCCACAAGAACATTGACAAGAGCCAGAGCTGGCTGTTGAACTTGTACTACACCAACAAG ACcgttctcttcgtcttctgcttATTCAATgaagtcttcttcatcgcgCTCTACCTCCtgtccttctcctcgcccCTCCTCTCACCCCACCTCATCAAGAGCGTGGAGGAGACCAGCGGTGGCCAGATCCAGCCCGGCGTCCCGGTCAACACCTCTCTCCTCCGACAAATGTTCCCCGATCCCTTCAGCGCCGCAGCCCTTGAGATTGCCCGAGCGAACAAGATGGATTCCACCCTCCCCTGGATCATCACCGGTGTCAGCTTCCCGATCATGCTGGCTAAGCAGATCATCAATGTGGTCCAGCTGGTCAAGGCGAGCAGGTGGCTTGCCGAGGTTGACATCAAATCACGAAAGGCAAAGGGCCTGAACAAGAAGGCCAGAAAGGCTTAA